The following coding sequences lie in one Arachis hypogaea cultivar Tifrunner chromosome 9, arahy.Tifrunner.gnm2.J5K5, whole genome shotgun sequence genomic window:
- the LOC112709637 gene encoding lectin-like, which produces MGVSFNLHKFDPKHSKEIQFQGDATITDHHIIRLTNLDDQGNPLGNRVGRVLFSDPVHLYDHSGFRAGFETTFVFRISKPYNTDYTPGPGDGLAFFLASADTEIPPQSSGMFLGLFNDASDKIVAVEFDTFSNSEVGDPNYPHIGVDINSIRSSKVCYWNFHDAAITTAKITYNSAHKKLTVHVSTYLHTQPDTLTYDVDLSTKLPDKVKVGISASTGQFSQTTEILSWIFKSN; this is translated from the coding sequence ATGGGTGTCTCATTTAACTTGCACAAATTTGACCCTAAGCACTCCAAGGAGATCCAATTCCAAGGAGACGCAACCATTACCGATCACCATATCATTCGACTCACCAATCTCGATGACCAGGGCAACCCACTGGGAAACAGAGTTGGCCGAGTCTTATTCTCCGACCCTGTGCACCTCTACGACCATAGTGGCTTTCGAGCAGGATTTGAAACCACCTTCGTCTTTCGCATCTCAAAACCCTATAACACTGATTATACACCTGGACCTGGTGATGGTCTTGCCTTCTTCCTTGCTAGTGCCGACACTGAAATTCCTCCTCAATCTTCTGGAATGTTTCTCGGCCTCTTTAATGATGCATCTGACAAAATTGTTGCTGTTGAATTTGATACTTTTTCCAACTCTGAAGTTGGGGATCCCAATTATCCCCACATCGGAGTTGATATTAACTCTATCAGGTCATCAAAAGTTTGTTACTGGAATTTTCATGATGCAGCGATAACTACTGCAAAGATAACATATAACTCTGCTCATAAGAAGTTAACTGTCCATGTCTCTACATATCTCCACACCCAACCCGACACTCTTACTTATGATGTCGATTTGAGTACTAAGCTGCCTGACAAGGTTAAGGTTGGAATATCTGCTTCTACTGGACAATTCTCGCAGACTACTGAGATTCTGTCTTGGATCTTCAAGTCCAACTGA